The Pigmentiphaga aceris DNA segment CACCGAGTCGCCGATTCGTGATGCGGTGGCGGCCGTGTCGGTCGGCATGTACGAAGGCCAGCCTGTGCTGGACTTGGACTACCCGGAAGATTCCAGCTGCGATACCGACATGAACGTGGTGATGACCGGCGCGGGCAATTTTGTCGAAGTGCAGGGCACCGCAGAAGGCGTGCCGTTCTCGCGCGCCGACATGAATGAGTTGCTGGCGCTGGCAGAGCAGGGCATTGCCGAACTGGTGCGCTTGCAGCGCGAGGCGCTGGCCCAGCCTTTGCCCGAACAGACCGCCTGATGAATCAGGCAGCAGAACAAGATCAGGCAATAGAACAAAATCAAGCAGCAGAACAAGGCAGCACGATGAAAAAACTGGTCCTCGCCTCAAACAACGCCGGCAAGCTGAAAGAGTTCGCCGCCTTGTTGGCACCGCTGGGCATCGAGGTGGTCACCCAGGGCAGCCTGGGTGTGCCGGAATGCCCCGAACCGCACGTTACCTTCATTGAAAATGCGCTGGCCAAGGCACGCCATGCCAGTGCGATCACGGGCTTGCCGGCGCTGGCCGACGATTCCGGCATTTGTGCGCCGGCACTGGGCGGTGCGCCCGGTGTGTTGTCGGCTCGCTTTGCTGCCGTCGACGGGCAACCCCGTTCCGACGATGCCAACAACCGCCTGCTGGTCGAACGCCTGCGTGCCTTCGATGACAAGCGCGCCTGTTATTACGCCGCGCTGGTGTTGGTGCGCCACGCCGATGATCCCTTGCCGCTGATTGGCGAAGGAACCTGGTGGGGCGAGGTGATCGATACCCCGCGCGGTGAGGGCGGCTTCGGCTACGACCCGTATTTCCTGCTGCCGGCGCTGGGCAAGACCGCTGCCGAGCTTGGCGCAGAAAAGAACCGGATCAGCCATCGGGCGCTTGCGCTGGCCGCGTTGCTGCCCAAATTGTCAGGGCTGTAAGACGGTGGCTCGTACCATTCCCATTCAGCTGGCCGTGGGCGCTCACACGCCAAAGGGCCTGATCACGCCCTTTGCGCAGGCCGGCGAGTCGCAGCTGACCAGCTTGCCGCCTTTGTCGCTGTATGTGCATGTGCCGTGGTGTGTGCGCAAATGCCCGTACTGCGACTTCAATTCGCACGCGGCCCCCGGCGAGATTCCCGAGGAGCGTTATCTGGCGGCGCTGACTGCCGATCTGGACCAGGCTGTGCCGCTGGTCTGGGGGCGCACGGTCAATACGGTCTTCATCGGCGGCGGCACGCCCAGCCTGTTGTCGGCGGGAGCATTGGACCAACTGTTGGGCTTGCTGCGGTCGCGCCTGAACTTGTTGCCGGATGCGGAAATCACGCTCGAAGCCAACCCGGGCACCGTCGAAGCGGCACGGTTCAAGGAGTATGCGGCCAGCGGCGTCAACCGCATTTCACTTGGCATCCAGAGTTTCGACGACGCGAGTTTGAAAGCGCTGGGCCGGATCCACGATTCGCGTGAAGCACGCGACGCCATCGAGATCGCGCAGAAGTACGTCAGCCGCGTCAACCTGGACCTGATGTATGCCTTGCCCGGGCAGACGCTGGAAGGCTGTCTGCACGACATCGACAGTGCGCTGTCTTTTGGCACCGGGCACTTGTCGATGTATCACCTGACGCTTGAACCCAACACGGTGTTTGCACGATTTCCGCCGGCCTTGCCCGACGAAGACCTGGCCTATGACATGCAGGATGCCGTGGCCGAACGGCTGGGGGCCGCAGGCTTCGAGCAGTACGAGATTTCGGCTTACGCCCGGCCGGGTCAGCGCAGCAAGCACAACGTGAACTACTGGGAGTTCGGCGACTACCTGGGCATCGGCCCTGGTGCGCACGGAAAACTGTCGTTCCACGACCGTATCGTGCGCGAAGCCCGTCTGCGCAGTCCCGAGTCATGGATGAGCCAGGCCGATTCTGGCGCACACATCTCGGAATCGCGCCGGGTGACGGCGGCCGATCTGCCCTTCGAATTCATGCTGAATGCCTTGCGGCTGGTCGACGGCGTGGCCACCACCAGTTTCAGCGAACGTACCGGCCTGTCGCTGGCGGTAATCGCGCCGGAATTGCGAGCAGCGACTGAGCGTGGCTTGCTTGATCCGGACCCGACCCGGATTCGTGCAACGCCGCTTGGCCGGCGTTTCCTGAATGACCTGCAGGGCATGTTCTTGCGCGACGAATCGTAGCAATGCACTGTTAAGGTGCGTTTTCGGGTGTTTTTCCGAATGCATTATTTTGGTGCATCAAACCGGCTCGAAAATGCACTTTGTTGGGGCGTTAGGCGCAAGCGGCGCACCGCTGCTTGTGTCAAAATTCCCTCCGACATGGCATCTGACGGTGTCATGCATCATTGTGGCGTGGAGTTGGCACAGAACCTGCATTACACGCTGCATCAAGTCGTGGCGTCCTGGCTGTTGCCGGTGCGTAACGCGGCGCCCCACTTTTCGGCTTGAAGTCGGCTACCCATGCCGGCAACACCCTTTACAGCAAGATATCTGGAGCCCTCATGGCAACGCCCAAAGACGTTCTGAAACTGATTGCGGACAATGAAGTTCGCTTTGTCGATCTGCGCTTCACCGACACGAAGGGCAAGGAACAGCACGTGTCGCTGCCGTCGCATCAAGTCGACGAAGACAAGTTCGAATCGGGTCAGGCGTTCGACGGCTCTTCGATCGCCGGTTGGAAGGGCATCGAAGCCTCGGACATGCTGCTGATTCCCGATCCCGCGACCGCTCGCCTGGACCCGTTCCGCGAAGAGTCGACCCTGATCCTGACCTGCGATGTGGTCGAGCCGTCTGACGGCAAGGGTTACGACCGCGACCCGCGTTCGCTGGCCAAGCGCGCAGAAGCCTATCTGAAGTCCTCGGGCTTCGGCGACACCGCCTTCTTCGGCCCGGAACCCGAATTCTTCGTCTTCGACGGCATCACCTGGGGCGTCGACATGTCGGGCTGCTTCGTGAAGGTCAAGTCCGAAGAAGCACCGTGGTCCACCGGCATCGAATACGAAGGTGGCAACATGGGTCACCGTCCCGGCGTGAAGGGTGGTTACTTCCCCGTGCCGCCGGTCGACACCTTCCAAGACCTGCGTTCGGAAATGTGCCTGTTGCTGGAACAGCAAGGCGTGCCGGTCGAAGTGCACCACCACGAAGTGGCAGCACCGGGCCAGCTGGAAATCGGTACCAAGTTCTCGACGCTGGTTCAGCGCGCTGACTGGAACCAGATCATGAAGTACACGATCTGGAACGTCGCCGCCGCTTACGGCAAGACCGCTACCTTCATGCCCAAGCCCATCGTTGGCGACAACGGTTCCGGCATGCACGTTCACCAGTCGATCTGGAAAGACGGCCAAAACCTGTTCGCAGGCAACGGCTACGCTGGCCTGTCTGATTTCGCCCTGTACTACATCGGCGGCATCATCAAGCACGCACGTGCACTGAACGCCATCACCAACCCGGGCACCAACTCGTACAAGCGTCTGGTTCCGCACTACGAAGCACCGGTGAAGCTGGCTTACTCGGCACGCAACCGCTCGGCATCGATCCGTATTCCTTACGTCGGCAACCCGAAGGGCCGTCGTATCGAAACCCGCTTCCCGGATCCGCTGGCCAATCCGTACCTGGCATTCTCGGCCCTGATGATGGCCGGCCTGGACGGCGTTGCCAACAAGATCCACCCGGGCGATCCGGCCGACAAGAACCTGTACGACCTGCCGCCGGAAGAAGATGCAAAGATCCCGACCGTGTGCTCGTCGCTGGATCAAGCACTGGAAGCCCTGGACAAGGATCGCGAGTTCCTGACCCGTGGCGGCGTGTTCAGCAACGCCATGCTGGATGCCTACATCGCACTGAAGTCGGACGAAGTCGACCGTATGCGTGTCACCACGCACCCGGTTGAATTCGACATGTACTACTCGTCGTAATTCTCGCGAGTATTGCCGCGTCCTACGCAGGCAA contains these protein-coding regions:
- a CDS encoding non-canonical purine NTP pyrophosphatase, translated to MKKLVLASNNAGKLKEFAALLAPLGIEVVTQGSLGVPECPEPHVTFIENALAKARHASAITGLPALADDSGICAPALGGAPGVLSARFAAVDGQPRSDDANNRLLVERLRAFDDKRACYYAALVLVRHADDPLPLIGEGTWWGEVIDTPRGEGGFGYDPYFLLPALGKTAAELGAEKNRISHRALALAALLPKLSGL
- the hemW gene encoding radical SAM family heme chaperone HemW; this encodes MARTIPIQLAVGAHTPKGLITPFAQAGESQLTSLPPLSLYVHVPWCVRKCPYCDFNSHAAPGEIPEERYLAALTADLDQAVPLVWGRTVNTVFIGGGTPSLLSAGALDQLLGLLRSRLNLLPDAEITLEANPGTVEAARFKEYAASGVNRISLGIQSFDDASLKALGRIHDSREARDAIEIAQKYVSRVNLDLMYALPGQTLEGCLHDIDSALSFGTGHLSMYHLTLEPNTVFARFPPALPDEDLAYDMQDAVAERLGAAGFEQYEISAYARPGQRSKHNVNYWEFGDYLGIGPGAHGKLSFHDRIVREARLRSPESWMSQADSGAHISESRRVTAADLPFEFMLNALRLVDGVATTSFSERTGLSLAVIAPELRAATERGLLDPDPTRIRATPLGRRFLNDLQGMFLRDES
- the glnA gene encoding type I glutamate--ammonia ligase → MATPKDVLKLIADNEVRFVDLRFTDTKGKEQHVSLPSHQVDEDKFESGQAFDGSSIAGWKGIEASDMLLIPDPATARLDPFREESTLILTCDVVEPSDGKGYDRDPRSLAKRAEAYLKSSGFGDTAFFGPEPEFFVFDGITWGVDMSGCFVKVKSEEAPWSTGIEYEGGNMGHRPGVKGGYFPVPPVDTFQDLRSEMCLLLEQQGVPVEVHHHEVAAPGQLEIGTKFSTLVQRADWNQIMKYTIWNVAAAYGKTATFMPKPIVGDNGSGMHVHQSIWKDGQNLFAGNGYAGLSDFALYYIGGIIKHARALNAITNPGTNSYKRLVPHYEAPVKLAYSARNRSASIRIPYVGNPKGRRIETRFPDPLANPYLAFSALMMAGLDGVANKIHPGDPADKNLYDLPPEEDAKIPTVCSSLDQALEALDKDREFLTRGGVFSNAMLDAYIALKSDEVDRMRVTTHPVEFDMYYSS